One Lysinibacillus fusiformis genomic window carries:
- a CDS encoding ABC transporter ATP-binding protein codes for MLNIQDIDKSFGSLQVIKNLSFEIKEGEFVAIIGPSGSGKSTLFQLIGGISALDKGAILLNSEDIQLKRGIIGYMPQQPCLLPWRTILENVTIVEELQHKPNILQARAWLEKVGLASFEDAYPNALSGGMQQRVSFIRAIVSDKPILCLDEPFSALDEFTRLEMQAWLLSIWEKHRKSILFVTHNIEEALFLADRIIVLTKRPATIKKEIIVPFDRPRSEDIRHTESFHALKQQLFNYLKEEKDDAYVD; via the coding sequence ATGCTGAACATTCAAGACATTGATAAATCCTTTGGCTCGCTGCAAGTAATCAAAAATCTATCCTTTGAAATAAAAGAAGGAGAATTTGTTGCAATTATCGGCCCATCTGGTAGTGGAAAAAGCACACTATTTCAATTGATTGGCGGTATTTCCGCTTTAGACAAGGGAGCTATTTTGTTAAACAGCGAAGACATTCAGCTAAAAAGAGGGATCATCGGCTATATGCCACAGCAACCATGTTTACTTCCTTGGCGTACAATCTTAGAGAATGTCACGATTGTTGAGGAACTACAGCATAAACCAAATATCCTGCAAGCAAGGGCATGGCTTGAAAAGGTTGGGCTTGCATCGTTTGAAGATGCCTATCCCAATGCTCTCTCTGGAGGCATGCAACAGCGTGTATCGTTTATTCGGGCTATCGTTAGTGACAAACCTATTTTATGTTTAGATGAGCCGTTCTCAGCGCTTGATGAGTTTACGAGATTAGAAATGCAGGCATGGCTATTATCCATTTGGGAGAAACATCGTAAGTCGATTTTGTTTGTCACGCATAATATCGAAGAGGCTCTATTTTTAGCAGATCGTATAATCGTTTTAACGAAGCGCCCAGCGACTATCAAGAAAGAAATTATCGTGCCATTTGATAGACCTCGTTCAGAGGACATTCGTCATACTGAAAGTTTTCATGCGTTAAAACAACAGCTATTTAACTATTTAAAAGAAGAAAAGGATGATGCTTATGTTGATTGA
- a CDS encoding ABC transporter permease, protein MRQAIKKGRTIIFIVFLLFVWELIVQFAQIPHWLLPAPSAIVIEAIRSYKAFSPHVLASVQLALLGLAIGIMFGLSVAVLLHRSTMIRELFYPILIVSQNIPVLVLAPLLIIWFGFGLLPKLIIICLVCFFPIVIAAMDGFRQTSPELKHYFEMVGATKAQTFWKLEWPYAYPSIFSGIKIAATYSVMGAVIAEWLGAKKGIGVYMTLAQSSFRTDRVFVAIFAIILLSLLLFSVIRIIEKLVVKGRGLYAEHSRH, encoded by the coding sequence ATGAGACAGGCCATAAAGAAAGGGAGGACGATTATTTTTATCGTCTTCCTCTTATTCGTATGGGAACTAATTGTTCAATTCGCACAAATCCCTCATTGGCTATTACCAGCACCGAGCGCTATTGTAATAGAAGCTATTCGATCCTATAAAGCATTTTCACCACATGTCTTAGCCAGTGTACAGTTGGCACTTTTGGGTCTTGCTATTGGGATAATGTTTGGGTTAAGTGTTGCTGTATTGTTACATCGTTCGACTATGATTCGAGAATTATTCTATCCGATTCTAATTGTGTCACAAAACATACCTGTGCTTGTACTGGCACCACTGTTAATAATATGGTTTGGCTTTGGTTTATTACCTAAACTGATTATTATTTGTCTGGTTTGCTTCTTTCCCATTGTGATTGCGGCTATGGACGGTTTTCGCCAAACTTCGCCTGAATTAAAACATTATTTTGAGATGGTCGGTGCAACGAAAGCGCAAACATTTTGGAAACTTGAATGGCCATATGCTTATCCTTCCATCTTTTCAGGTATTAAGATTGCAGCGACGTATAGTGTCATGGGTGCCGTGATTGCAGAATGGTTAGGTGCTAAAAAGGGTATCGGCGTTTATATGACACTTGCACAATCCTCATTTCGAACGGACCGTGTTTTTGTGGCCATTTTTGCCATCATTTTATTAAGCTTATTGTTATTTAGTGTTATTCGTATCATCGAAAAGCTTGTTGTGAAAGGGAGAGGACTATATGCTGAACATTCAAGACATTGA
- a CDS encoding thiamine-binding protein, translating to MANSLISVQIIPKTEKYADVIPFVDAAIAVIDASGVKYEVHPLETTMEGELAILLQIVEDMNKKMIELGAINVITQVKILYQPTGITMGTLTEKYRG from the coding sequence ATGGCAAATTCTTTAATAAGTGTTCAAATCATACCGAAAACTGAAAAATATGCGGATGTTATTCCTTTTGTTGACGCAGCTATTGCTGTGATTGATGCTTCGGGGGTGAAATATGAGGTACATCCACTTGAAACGACAATGGAAGGTGAACTAGCGATTTTGCTACAAATTGTAGAAGACATGAATAAAAAGATGATTGAGCTTGGTGCTATAAACGTCATTACCCAAGTGAAAATATTATATCAACCAACAGGTATTACGATGGGGACGTTAACGGAGAAATATCGAGGATGA
- a CDS encoding ABC transporter substrate-binding protein, translated as MKKWLFILVAALLTLVGCNDKEDKKESNSLKKVSVVLDWTPNTNHTGLYVAKKLGYFEEQGLDVDILLPGDAGADQLVASGKAEFGVSYQESITQARVQDVPLVSIAAVIQHNTSGFASLAANGITSPKDFEGKTYGGWGAPLEQAVLQSLMQTAHADVNQLDIVNAGDIDFFTMMQKDIDFAWIYYAWTGIEAELRGEKLNMMYLTDYSEQLDYYTPVLATNEKMISENPDTVKAFVAAVAKGYDYAINQPKEAADILLEAAPDLDKELVHKSQEWLADKYQDDAAQWGDQKLAVWKNYADWMTSNKVLEGEFNPEKAFTNDFLPAKEAK; from the coding sequence ATGAAGAAATGGTTATTCATCCTTGTTGCAGCGCTTTTAACATTAGTCGGCTGTAACGACAAAGAGGACAAAAAAGAGTCGAATTCATTAAAAAAAGTATCAGTCGTACTGGACTGGACACCTAATACAAATCACACAGGGCTTTATGTGGCGAAAAAGCTTGGCTACTTTGAGGAACAGGGTTTAGACGTAGATATTCTATTACCTGGCGATGCAGGAGCTGATCAGCTTGTGGCATCTGGTAAGGCTGAATTTGGTGTCAGCTACCAAGAGTCAATTACACAGGCACGTGTGCAGGATGTACCGTTAGTATCAATTGCAGCAGTTATTCAGCATAATACATCTGGTTTTGCGTCGCTTGCAGCAAATGGTATTACATCACCGAAGGATTTTGAAGGAAAAACGTATGGCGGTTGGGGCGCTCCACTTGAACAGGCTGTACTGCAATCATTAATGCAAACAGCGCATGCAGATGTCAATCAGTTAGATATTGTGAATGCCGGTGATATAGATTTCTTCACTATGATGCAGAAAGATATTGATTTTGCATGGATATACTATGCATGGACAGGGATCGAAGCTGAATTACGTGGGGAAAAACTCAATATGATGTATTTAACAGACTATAGTGAACAGCTTGACTACTATACACCAGTACTTGCAACAAATGAAAAAATGATTTCAGAGAATCCTGATACTGTTAAAGCATTTGTTGCGGCAGTTGCTAAGGGCTATGACTATGCTATCAATCAACCGAAAGAAGCGGCTGACATTTTACTAGAAGCGGCACCTGATTTAGATAAAGAACTTGTACATAAAAGTCAGGAATGGCTAGCTGACAAGTATCAAGATGATGCCGCACAATGGGGCGACCAAAAATTAGCAGTATGGAAAAATTACGCTGATTGGATGACCAGTAATAAAGTTTTAGAAGGGGAATTCAACCCAGAAAAGGCTTTTACCAACGATTTTTTACCTGCTAAGGAGGCAAAGTAA
- the parC gene encoding DNA topoisomerase IV subunit A: MSSTEKFQDLPLEEVMGDRFGRYSKYIIQDRALPDARDGLKPVQRRILFAMYTEGNTNEKPFRKSAKTVGNVIGNYHPHGDSSVYEAMVRMSQDWKARHMLIEMHGNNGSVDGDPPAAMRYTEARLSAIAAEMLRDIGKKTVEFVPNFDDQDMEPTVLPARFPNLLVNGSTGISAGYATDIPPHALNEVLDGVLMRLDHPKSTVDELMTVIKGPDFPTGGIIQGVDGIKKAYETGRGKIIVRAQAVIEPLKGGKEQIVITELPYDVNKANLVKKIDEQRVDKRLEGIAEIRDESDRTGLRVVIELKKDIPGQGILNYLFKTTDLQVAYNFNMIAIHNRRPTMMTLPLLLDAYIAHQKEVVTNRSIYDLQKAKERSHIVEGLIKALSILDEVIATIRSSNDKRDAKTNLQVKFDFTEVQSEAIVSLQLYRLTNTDITELRNEQDELNTLIAKLEGILNSEAKLVRVIKQELLDIKKRFTEPRRSKIEHDIEEIKITLDVLVPSEEVVVTVTKDGYIKRTSTRSHAASNGQDFAMKDSDYLLYEENLNTQHHVLLFTNRGNYIYQPVHELPDIRWKDLGQHISSIVPTNEDESIIAVYGFETFEQPNTYILTATKDGQIKRSPLTDYAVTRYSKPIKTMNVKSGDEMIFADIVTDEAELLLITDTAYAIRFPIEELPVTGVKTGGVKGITLKEGEALVGVTILKPSDTEYVVIVTQRGAAKKMNVAEVEMASRAKRGLKVLTELKAHPHRIVSVIRATDDEKIVVETEKGVQEVIDVKGLTRSDRHSNGSFKVDIATDGAIAHVLKGKNEK, translated from the coding sequence ATGAGTAGTACGGAAAAGTTTCAAGATTTACCATTAGAAGAAGTAATGGGTGACCGCTTTGGTCGCTATAGTAAATATATTATCCAAGACCGCGCGTTGCCTGATGCACGCGACGGTCTAAAACCTGTACAAAGACGGATTCTATTCGCTATGTACACAGAAGGGAATACAAATGAGAAACCCTTCCGGAAGTCGGCTAAAACAGTCGGTAACGTAATCGGTAACTACCACCCACATGGTGATAGCTCTGTATATGAAGCAATGGTACGGATGAGTCAGGATTGGAAAGCACGTCATATGCTGATAGAAATGCATGGTAATAATGGCTCGGTTGATGGAGACCCACCTGCAGCGATGCGATATACAGAAGCCAGACTTTCTGCGATTGCAGCTGAAATGTTACGGGATATTGGCAAAAAAACAGTAGAATTTGTGCCAAACTTTGATGACCAGGATATGGAACCGACTGTGTTACCTGCACGCTTTCCAAATCTGCTTGTCAATGGCTCTACAGGGATTTCTGCCGGTTATGCTACAGATATTCCACCCCATGCCCTTAATGAGGTCTTAGATGGGGTCTTAATGCGTTTAGATCACCCGAAATCAACTGTTGATGAGCTTATGACTGTCATAAAGGGGCCAGATTTCCCAACTGGTGGGATCATACAAGGTGTAGATGGTATTAAGAAAGCCTATGAAACTGGACGTGGCAAAATTATCGTACGTGCTCAGGCAGTCATTGAACCTTTAAAAGGGGGCAAAGAGCAAATCGTTATTACCGAGTTGCCATATGATGTCAATAAGGCGAACCTTGTGAAGAAAATTGATGAACAACGTGTCGATAAACGTCTCGAAGGGATTGCGGAAATCCGTGACGAATCTGATCGTACAGGCTTACGAGTTGTCATCGAACTAAAAAAAGATATACCAGGACAAGGTATTTTAAATTACTTATTTAAAACAACTGATTTGCAAGTAGCTTATAATTTTAATATGATTGCCATTCATAATCGACGTCCGACAATGATGACATTACCTTTGCTGCTTGATGCTTATATTGCGCATCAAAAAGAAGTTGTGACAAATCGATCTATTTATGATTTGCAAAAAGCGAAGGAGCGTTCTCACATTGTGGAAGGGCTTATTAAAGCGCTATCAATTTTAGATGAAGTAATTGCGACAATTCGATCTTCTAATGATAAACGCGACGCTAAAACAAATTTACAAGTGAAGTTTGACTTTACTGAAGTGCAATCAGAGGCGATTGTAAGCTTGCAATTATACCGATTAACGAATACAGATATAACGGAGCTTCGCAATGAACAGGATGAATTAAATACACTGATTGCCAAGCTTGAAGGTATTCTTAATAGTGAAGCAAAGCTAGTGCGTGTCATAAAACAGGAATTACTCGATATTAAAAAGCGCTTTACTGAACCACGTCGTTCAAAAATCGAACATGACATTGAAGAAATTAAAATCACATTAGACGTCCTTGTACCAAGTGAAGAAGTAGTAGTGACAGTAACGAAAGATGGCTATATTAAGCGTACATCTACACGTTCTCATGCGGCTTCAAATGGTCAAGATTTTGCAATGAAAGATTCCGATTACTTATTGTATGAGGAAAATTTAAATACGCAGCATCATGTGTTACTTTTCACAAATCGTGGCAACTATATCTATCAACCGGTGCATGAATTACCCGATATTCGTTGGAAGGACCTTGGCCAGCATATTTCAAGTATTGTGCCGACGAATGAAGATGAATCAATTATTGCTGTATATGGCTTCGAAACATTTGAACAGCCGAATACCTATATTTTAACAGCGACTAAAGATGGACAAATTAAGCGATCACCGCTAACAGATTATGCGGTAACTCGTTATTCTAAGCCAATTAAAACAATGAATGTGAAGTCTGGCGATGAAATGATTTTTGCGGATATTGTGACTGACGAAGCGGAATTATTATTAATAACAGATACAGCATATGCGATTCGCTTCCCAATTGAAGAATTGCCTGTTACTGGTGTGAAAACTGGAGGGGTAAAAGGAATAACGCTTAAAGAAGGCGAAGCATTAGTTGGTGTAACAATCTTAAAGCCAAGTGACACAGAGTATGTTGTGATTGTGACACAGCGTGGGGCAGCAAAGAAAATGAACGTCGCTGAGGTAGAAATGGCAAGCCGTGCAAAACGAGGTTTAAAAGTATTAACAGAATTAAAAGCACATCCTCATCGTATCGTCTCAGTTATTCGAGCAACTGATGATGAAAAAATCGTTGTGGAAACTGAAAAGGGTGTACAAGAAGTGATTGATGTAAAAGGGTTAACCCGTTCTGACCGTCACTCGAACGGCTCCTTTAAAGTTGATATAGCTACTGACGGTGCGATTGCACATGTTTTAAAGGGTAAAAATGAAAAATAA
- the parE gene encoding DNA topoisomerase IV subunit B produces the protein MANKQSPSVYNDDAIQVLEGLEAVRKRPGMYIGSTDGRGLHHLVYEIVDNAVDEALAGFGSHIIVTIHKDQSLSVRDFGRGMPTGMHKMGKPTPEIIFTVLHAGGKFGQGGYKTSGGLHGVGSSVVNALSTFLEVTIHRDGKKYQQRFENGGHPATTLVDIGQTKQTGTLVHFLPDDTIFSVTKFNYDTLAERLRESAFLLKGLKIELIDEREEGKSDVFFYENGIEAFVAYLNEEKDVLHPVKYVEGIQDDIEVEFAFQYNDGYSETILSFVNNVRTRDGGTHETGAKAALTRVFNEYARKIGLLKDKDKNLEGTDIREGLAAIISVRIPEHLLQFEGQTKGKLGTSEARSAVDAVVSEQILYVLEENAELSASLVRKAIRAQQVREAARKAREDARNGKKNKKASTILSGKLTPAQSRNAAKNELYLVEGDSAGGSAKQGRDRTFQAILPLRGKVINTEKAKLQDIMKNEEISTIIHAIGAGVGTDFSVEDAAYDKVVIMTDADTDGAHIQVLLLTFFYRYMRPLIEAGKVFIALPPLYKVSKGTGKKEVIEYAWTENDLQSAIKKVGKGYILQRYKGLGEMNADQLWDTTMNPETRTLIRVTIEDGARAERRVTTLMGDKVEPRRKWIEANVDFGMEDDSNILDNEFIQQEEDQA, from the coding sequence TTGGCGAATAAACAGTCACCTAGCGTCTATAATGATGACGCCATTCAAGTATTAGAAGGATTAGAAGCGGTACGAAAACGACCCGGCATGTATATCGGTTCTACAGACGGCCGAGGACTTCATCACCTTGTTTATGAAATCGTGGATAATGCGGTGGATGAAGCACTCGCTGGCTTTGGTTCTCATATCATTGTCACAATTCACAAAGATCAAAGCTTAAGTGTTCGAGATTTTGGACGTGGAATGCCAACAGGTATGCATAAAATGGGGAAGCCTACTCCAGAAATAATTTTCACCGTGCTTCATGCAGGTGGTAAATTCGGACAAGGCGGCTATAAAACGAGTGGTGGTTTACATGGTGTAGGTTCATCTGTTGTAAATGCCCTGTCCACTTTTTTAGAAGTAACCATTCATAGAGATGGTAAAAAATATCAACAACGTTTTGAAAACGGTGGACATCCTGCTACAACGCTTGTAGACATTGGTCAAACAAAACAAACGGGCACACTCGTACATTTCCTACCAGATGACACAATATTCTCAGTCACAAAATTCAACTATGATACCCTTGCAGAACGTTTACGTGAGTCTGCATTTTTATTAAAAGGATTAAAAATTGAATTAATCGATGAACGCGAGGAAGGTAAAAGTGATGTTTTCTTTTATGAGAACGGCATTGAAGCTTTCGTTGCGTATTTGAATGAGGAAAAAGATGTACTCCATCCCGTAAAGTATGTGGAAGGGATACAAGATGATATTGAAGTAGAGTTTGCCTTCCAATACAATGACGGGTATTCAGAAACAATATTATCGTTTGTGAACAACGTACGTACACGTGATGGCGGCACACATGAAACAGGTGCAAAAGCTGCGTTGACACGCGTTTTTAACGAATATGCACGTAAAATAGGCTTACTGAAAGATAAAGATAAAAATCTTGAAGGAACAGATATTCGCGAAGGGTTAGCTGCGATTATATCAGTCCGTATTCCGGAGCATTTACTGCAATTCGAGGGGCAAACAAAAGGGAAGCTCGGTACAAGTGAAGCTCGATCCGCGGTTGATGCAGTCGTTTCTGAACAGATTTTATATGTTCTTGAAGAAAATGCAGAGCTATCTGCTTCTCTTGTCCGTAAAGCTATCCGTGCTCAACAAGTACGTGAAGCGGCACGTAAAGCAAGGGAAGATGCACGTAACGGCAAGAAAAATAAAAAAGCCAGTACCATTCTGTCAGGGAAGTTAACGCCTGCGCAGTCACGTAACGCTGCTAAAAACGAATTGTATTTAGTCGAAGGTGATTCTGCTGGTGGTTCAGCTAAACAAGGTCGAGATCGTACATTCCAGGCGATTTTACCCTTACGTGGTAAAGTCATTAACACGGAAAAGGCAAAGCTCCAGGATATTATGAAAAACGAAGAAATTTCAACGATTATTCATGCGATTGGCGCTGGCGTTGGCACAGATTTCTCCGTCGAGGATGCGGCCTACGATAAAGTGGTAATTATGACCGATGCTGATACAGATGGTGCTCATATCCAAGTGTTGCTATTAACGTTCTTCTATCGTTATATGCGACCACTAATTGAAGCAGGGAAAGTCTTCATCGCGCTACCACCTCTTTATAAAGTATCGAAGGGTACAGGTAAAAAAGAGGTGATTGAATATGCATGGACAGAAAATGACTTACAAAGTGCCATCAAAAAAGTAGGGAAGGGCTATATTCTGCAACGCTACAAAGGTCTTGGTGAGATGAATGCCGACCAATTGTGGGATACAACCATGAACCCTGAAACACGTACATTAATTCGTGTGACGATCGAGGATGGAGCACGTGCTGAGCGACGTGTGACAACATTAATGGGCGACAAGGTAGAACCACGTCGTAAATGGATCGAAGCAAATGTAGACTTCGGTATGGAGGATGATTCGAATATTTTAGACAATGAATTCATCCAACAAGAGGAGGACCAAGCATGA
- the plsY gene encoding glycerol-3-phosphate 1-O-acyltransferase PlsY: MLIGLIILCAYLIGSIPSGLWVGKIFYKTDIREHGSGNLGATNTFRILGKKAGLVVTIMDVLKGTAAVLLVTLPVFSDVSIHSLILGIVAVMGHMFPIFASFRGGKAVATSAGVLLGYSWPLFILLFITFFLTLKLTKIVSLTSMIAALVALIYSIVYYFVTGDFALSILVAFLFSFIVYRHRANISRIKNGTEPKVKWL; encoded by the coding sequence ATGCTAATTGGACTTATTATTTTATGTGCCTATCTCATTGGCTCTATACCTTCCGGGTTATGGGTTGGCAAAATTTTTTATAAAACAGATATCCGTGAACATGGTAGCGGTAACTTAGGTGCTACTAATACTTTCCGTATTTTAGGAAAAAAAGCCGGCCTCGTCGTAACAATAATGGATGTTTTAAAAGGAACAGCAGCCGTATTATTAGTGACACTACCTGTGTTTTCTGACGTGTCAATTCACTCATTAATACTTGGAATTGTAGCAGTTATGGGTCATATGTTCCCTATCTTTGCAAGTTTCCGTGGAGGAAAAGCCGTTGCTACCTCTGCAGGCGTATTACTTGGTTATTCTTGGCCACTCTTTATCTTACTATTCATTACATTCTTTTTAACGTTAAAGTTAACGAAGATCGTGAGCTTAACATCGATGATTGCCGCTTTAGTAGCACTTATTTATTCAATCGTCTATTATTTCGTTACAGGTGATTTTGCGTTAAGTATTTTAGTAGCGTTTTTATTTAGCTTTATCGTTTATCGCCACCGAGCAAATATTTCTCGTATCAAAAATGGTACTGAACCGAAAGTGAAATGGCTATAG
- a CDS encoding HesB/YadR/YfhF family protein has translation MNITLTDDALQWFKREMEVETGDTIRFYARYGGSSPFHEGFSLGMTREEPIEVGIQSTIDGITYYIEEKDLWFFQEHNLNVDIDSTMDELKYEYTK, from the coding sequence ATGAATATCACATTAACAGACGATGCTCTACAATGGTTTAAACGTGAGATGGAAGTTGAAACAGGCGATACAATTCGCTTTTACGCAAGATATGGTGGTTCAAGCCCATTTCATGAAGGCTTTTCCCTTGGTATGACACGTGAGGAGCCAATAGAGGTAGGTATACAATCGACAATAGATGGCATTACCTACTACATCGAAGAAAAAGATTTATGGTTCTTTCAAGAACATAACTTAAATGTAGATATTGATTCCACAATGGATGAGTTAAAGTACGAATATACAAAATAA
- a CDS encoding spore germination protein: MPNSENNNTSQSISAKSPLFTSLSENIQTVKTTLGNSDDIIVREITIGKTVKQTIALIYIDGLSDTTAITDFIMETLMLDLDDIPEIQIGTINQYLKENCLTICDVKDISNFTTFYSSVLNGETVILFDGLATGISASTKGAKDRAIAEPSTESVIRGPRESFTETLRTNTALIRRKIKSPNLWIKTKIIGEVTQTDVSIMYINGIVNDKIVEEVLSRLDRIDIDGILESGYIEDFIQDSKFSMFPTVYNSERPDVIAGELLEGKVAILVDGTPFVLIVPALFTSFLQSAEDYYQHWIISSLVRLLRFFGISLALVAPSLYVAITTFHQEMLPTPMLISIASQREGVPFPAVVEALIMEIAFEVLREAGLRMPRTIGPAVSIVGTLVIGQAAVEAGIVSAVMVIIVALTAICSFLFPAYGLSNTVRVLRFPLMILAAMFGLFGVMFGVMIIILHLCSLRSFGVPYMSPFGPLILKDQKDAMVLFPRSSLLTRPRLVSKTNTTRGQKYVAHKKRN, encoded by the coding sequence ATGCCTAATTCAGAGAATAACAACACCTCCCAATCAATTTCAGCAAAGAGCCCACTTTTTACTTCTCTTTCAGAAAATATTCAAACTGTAAAAACAACACTCGGTAATAGTGATGACATTATTGTCCGAGAAATCACGATAGGCAAAACGGTGAAACAGACTATAGCGCTTATCTATATAGATGGTTTATCCGATACTACTGCTATTACTGACTTTATCATGGAAACGCTTATGCTGGATTTAGATGATATCCCTGAAATTCAAATAGGGACAATCAACCAATATTTAAAGGAAAATTGTTTAACAATTTGTGATGTAAAAGATATTTCAAACTTTACTACATTTTACAGTTCGGTACTGAATGGTGAAACAGTTATATTATTTGATGGTTTAGCCACAGGTATCTCAGCGAGTACAAAAGGTGCAAAAGATAGAGCAATTGCCGAACCTTCTACAGAATCTGTTATCAGAGGCCCTAGAGAATCCTTTACCGAAACACTGCGCACAAATACAGCCTTAATTCGTCGTAAAATTAAAAGCCCTAATCTTTGGATAAAAACAAAGATTATTGGAGAAGTAACGCAAACGGACGTTTCGATCATGTATATAAATGGCATTGTAAATGACAAAATTGTTGAGGAGGTTCTCTCCCGCTTAGATCGTATCGATATTGATGGGATATTGGAGAGCGGGTATATTGAGGATTTTATTCAGGACTCTAAATTTTCAATGTTTCCGACAGTCTATAATTCTGAACGCCCTGATGTGATTGCAGGAGAATTATTAGAAGGAAAAGTTGCCATTTTAGTGGATGGCACACCTTTTGTTCTCATTGTGCCCGCTTTATTTACATCTTTTTTACAATCTGCCGAAGATTACTATCAACATTGGATCATTAGTTCACTTGTTCGCTTATTAAGATTTTTCGGTATAAGTCTTGCTTTAGTTGCGCCTTCACTCTATGTGGCGATTACCACCTTTCATCAGGAAATGTTACCAACCCCCATGTTGATTAGCATCGCTTCTCAGCGGGAAGGTGTTCCTTTTCCAGCAGTAGTTGAGGCACTCATTATGGAAATTGCCTTTGAAGTGTTAAGAGAAGCGGGCCTTCGTATGCCTCGAACCATTGGACCAGCAGTATCAATTGTAGGGACTTTGGTTATTGGTCAGGCCGCTGTTGAAGCGGGCATTGTATCTGCCGTAATGGTCATTATTGTCGCATTAACAGCTATTTGTAGCTTTTTGTTCCCTGCTTATGGTTTGTCTAACACAGTCCGTGTCTTACGTTTTCCACTAATGATTTTAGCAGCGATGTTTGGTTTATTTGGGGTAATGTTTGGCGTCATGATAATTATCCTTCACCTATGTAGTTTACGCTCCTTCGGGGTTCCTTATATGAGTCCTTTTGGGCCTTTAATACTCAAAGATCAAAAAGATGCAATGGTATTGTTTCCACGCAGCTCTTTATTAACACGACCTCGGTTAGTAAGTAAAACTAATACGACGCGAGGACAAAAATATGTTGCTCATAAAAAAAGGAATTAG